The proteins below come from a single Candidatus Omnitrophota bacterium genomic window:
- a CDS encoding lysophospholipid acyltransferase family protein, which yields MFNYILYRIGQFISLSLPLKAAYRIAVFFSDLHYVFVYRDRGITAKNLKAIFPQKSNREIRGIRIRMFRNFAKYLVDFFRFSKLDIDYVRKNVKVENIHYIDEVLSKGKGAIVVTAHLGNWELGGVVIALLGYPFWVVALPHKYKKVDDFFNSQRGSKGVKVIPLGKAVRQSLDILKENKVLALVGDRDFSEKGITVDFFGRPAIFPQGPAALSIKTGAGILLGFMLRNADDSFTLKFEKPLNFVPTGNKDKDLVDLTGQYRNIFQDYIRAYPDQWYVFRKFWRDA from the coding sequence ATGTTTAATTACATATTATACAGAATCGGCCAATTTATCAGCTTATCCTTACCCCTAAAAGCAGCCTATCGCATAGCGGTTTTCTTTTCTGACCTGCACTATGTCTTCGTTTACAGAGACCGCGGGATTACCGCAAAAAATTTAAAGGCGATATTCCCGCAAAAATCAAACAGGGAAATCCGCGGTATAAGGATAAGGATGTTCAGGAATTTCGCCAAATACCTGGTAGATTTCTTCCGTTTCTCAAAATTGGATATAGATTACGTAAGAAAAAATGTCAAGGTAGAAAACATACATTATATCGACGAGGTCCTCTCTAAAGGCAAAGGGGCTATTGTAGTCACTGCCCATTTGGGGAATTGGGAATTAGGAGGGGTGGTTATCGCCCTTTTGGGGTATCCTTTCTGGGTAGTAGCCTTGCCCCACAAATATAAGAAAGTAGATGATTTTTTTAACTCTCAAAGGGGGAGCAAAGGCGTAAAGGTTATACCCCTGGGCAAAGCCGTAAGGCAGTCTTTGGATATTTTAAAAGAAAACAAGGTCCTCGCCCTGGTTGGCGACAGGGATTTTAGCGAAAAGGGGATAACGGTGGATTTCTTCGGCAGGCCGGCAATTTTCCCGCAAGGGCCGGCAGCCCTTTCCATAAAAACAGGCGCGGGGATATTGCTGGGATTTATGTTAAGGAATGCGGATGACAGTTTCACCCTGAAATTCGAGAAACCCCTTAATTTTGTCCCCACGGGCAATAAAGATAAGGACCTGGTAGATTTAACCGGGCAGTACAGGAATATTTTTCAAGATTACATCCGCGCTTACCCCGACCAATGGTATGTGTTCAGGAAATTCTGGAGAGACGCCTAA
- the cobT gene encoding nicotinate-nucleotide--dimethylbenzimidazole phosphoribosyltransferase produces the protein MDKLKETLSNIAEINKRLMDLTQERLNNLTKPIGSLGRLEELARLIAGITAKENPKLKNKAIFTFAADHGVAREGVSAYPQEVTAQMVYNFLSGGAGINVLARHAGARVIVADLGVVQDLKPHPALVIKKINYGTKNMAVGPAMTRPEAIKAIEAGIEIFTDEFSVKGGSASGGKKGIDIIGTGEMGIGNTTAASAITAVITKKPVADVTGKGTGIDDKGMKNKIRVIKKALALNKPDPDDAIDILAKVGGFEIGGLAGIILAAASKRVPVIIDGFISAAAALIAYQIEPKTKDYMIASHCSVEKGHKVILEYLGLKPLLDLNLRLGEGTGAALGINIIDAAIKILTQMATFKSAGVSQKTDK, from the coding sequence ATGGATAAACTAAAAGAAACCTTAAGTAATATCGCCGAAATTAACAAAAGGCTTATGGATTTGACGCAAGAAAGGCTCAATAACCTGACTAAGCCTATTGGGAGCCTGGGGAGATTAGAAGAATTAGCCAGGCTTATTGCAGGTATAACCGCAAAAGAAAACCCGAAGCTTAAGAATAAGGCCATCTTTACTTTTGCGGCTGACCATGGGGTAGCCCGGGAAGGCGTAAGCGCGTATCCCCAAGAAGTCACCGCGCAAATGGTCTATAACTTCTTAAGCGGCGGCGCAGGGATAAATGTTTTAGCCAGGCATGCCGGAGCAAGGGTTATAGTGGCGGACTTGGGTGTTGTCCAGGATTTAAAACCTCACCCGGCCCTTGTGATTAAAAAAATAAATTACGGCACTAAGAATATGGCAGTTGGCCCGGCAATGACCAGGCCTGAAGCAATAAAAGCTATTGAGGCAGGGATAGAAATATTTACAGATGAATTTTCCGTCAAAGGCGGATCCGCCTCCGGCGGGAAAAAAGGTATTGATATTATCGGAACCGGAGAGATGGGTATCGGCAATACCACTGCAGCCAGCGCGATTACCGCGGTAATTACAAAAAAACCTGTTGCGGATGTTACTGGTAAAGGAACGGGAATTGACGATAAAGGCATGAAGAATAAAATCAGGGTTATCAAAAAGGCCTTGGCATTGAATAAACCCGATCCTGACGATGCTATCGATATCCTGGCTAAGGTAGGCGGCTTTGAGATAGGGGGGCTGGCCGGTATAATTTTAGCAGCCGCAAGTAAAAGGGTCCCGGTAATAATAGACGGATTTATATCTGCTGCTGCGGCATTAATCGCTTATCAAATAGAACCGAAAACCAAAGATTACATGATCGCCAGCCACTGTTCAGTAGAAAAAGGCCACAAGGTTATATTAGAATATTTGGGCCTTAAGCCCCTTCTGGATTTAAACCTAAGGCTGGGAGAAGGCACGGGTGCTGCCTTAGGAATAAACATAATAGATGCGGCAATAAAGATTTTAACCCAGATGGCTACCTTTAAAAGCGCGGGCGTATCCCAAAAAACCGATAAATGA
- a CDS encoding cobalamin-binding protein: MKKLLLIISLLSGTVPLGFTEIAMAGTVPKKTARYISLAPSTTEILFSLGLDEEIVGVSLYCNYPPKTKGKEKVGTFSYPNIEKIISLKPDYIFCTGLEQASVVIELRRLNLNVYVSDPQNTDGLFSSIMEIGRITGKPKEAKALIKAMQDEIKEINLKVTAIPANKKPRVFIEIWHDPLTTAGDGSFVDELITKAGGINIAKDTKRAYSIFSPEEVIKRNPECIILAYMGEEGSRISLSKRFSWGNIMAVRNNRIYNDINSDLLLRPGPRITEGLRELHERFYP; encoded by the coding sequence ATGAAGAAACTATTATTAATAATTAGCTTATTATCAGGGACAGTCCCCTTGGGATTTACAGAAATAGCCATGGCGGGGACAGTCCCTAAAAAGACCGCCCGGTATATTTCGCTGGCCCCTTCAACTACTGAAATCTTATTCTCCTTAGGGTTAGATGAAGAAATCGTAGGGGTAAGCTTATACTGTAATTATCCCCCAAAAACAAAAGGCAAGGAAAAAGTCGGCACATTCAGTTATCCCAATATAGAGAAAATCATTTCTTTAAAGCCTGACTATATTTTTTGTACGGGGCTTGAGCAGGCATCTGTAGTCATTGAGTTGAGGCGCCTAAATTTAAATGTCTATGTGTCTGACCCGCAGAACACGGACGGGCTCTTTAGCTCTATTATGGAGATAGGCAGGATTACCGGCAAGCCAAAAGAAGCAAAGGCATTAATCAAAGCTATGCAGGATGAGATTAAAGAGATAAATTTAAAGGTCACAGCAATACCCGCAAATAAAAAGCCAAGGGTATTTATTGAGATATGGCATGACCCGCTGACTACCGCGGGAGATGGTTCTTTTGTTGATGAGTTGATTACCAAGGCAGGAGGGATAAACATAGCAAAGGATACAAAAAGGGCATACAGTATATTTAGCCCGGAAGAGGTGATTAAACGTAACCCTGAATGTATCATTTTGGCTTATATGGGCGAAGAAGGCTCGCGAATATCATTGAGTAAGCGTTTTAGCTGGGGGAATATAATGGCAGTTAGAAATAATAGGATATATAACGACATTAATTCTGATTTATTGTTGCGCCCGGGCCCGCGCATAACAGAGGGGCTTAGGGAACTTCACGAGAGGTTTTATCCATGA
- a CDS encoding glycosyltransferase, translating into MPDVKEAKRIILMYISEVSGHHSATLAIEKALKILQPDTQILNIDGFNYTNPISEKIVNRLYMAVIKRTPKIWDYLYDNPAVVKKIEKIKNVVHKFNSPKLKNLFDKFKPDAIICTQAFPCGMAADFKKTYASDIPLVAVLTDYIPHSYWVYDKVDYYITPSQEVSLRLIKKGVPPDKIKPLGIPFDPKFNEGILKNEVMHRLHLDPGLFTVLIMGGGQGLGPIKTIIKSLEKVKKGFQALVVSGTNKKLYGSLKMRLKKYKKKVLLFGYVNNIHELMGISDIIITKPGGVTISEVLARKLPMIIVKPIPGQEVNNTAYLTDKKAAIKIDKPKDIHLIIDDLLENRQKLARLAEAAGGIAKPNASLDIAKFILDLTARHV; encoded by the coding sequence ATGCCAGACGTTAAAGAAGCCAAACGTATAATATTGATGTATATTTCCGAGGTCTCCGGCCACCACAGCGCTACCCTGGCAATCGAAAAGGCCTTAAAGATACTACAACCCGATACGCAAATTCTAAATATCGATGGATTCAATTATACCAATCCCATCTCTGAAAAAATTGTCAACCGCCTCTATATGGCCGTAATCAAACGGACTCCGAAAATCTGGGATTATCTTTACGATAATCCGGCAGTAGTAAAGAAAATAGAAAAGATTAAAAATGTCGTCCATAAATTTAACTCCCCTAAGTTAAAGAATCTTTTTGATAAGTTTAAGCCGGATGCAATCATCTGCACACAGGCCTTCCCCTGCGGGATGGCCGCGGATTTTAAAAAAACCTATGCTTCCGATATCCCCCTGGTAGCTGTGCTGACCGACTACATACCGCATTCTTACTGGGTCTACGATAAGGTAGATTATTACATCACTCCCTCACAAGAGGTGAGCCTGCGTTTAATCAAAAAGGGCGTGCCTCCTGACAAAATAAAGCCTCTGGGTATTCCTTTTGACCCCAAATTTAACGAAGGCATCCTAAAAAACGAAGTTATGCATAGGCTCCATCTTGACCCCGGGCTCTTTACCGTATTGATTATGGGCGGGGGACAGGGGTTAGGGCCTATAAAGACCATCATCAAGTCTTTAGAAAAAGTAAAAAAAGGCTTTCAGGCATTAGTTGTTTCCGGCACGAATAAAAAACTTTACGGATCCCTAAAAATGCGGTTAAAGAAATATAAGAAAAAAGTTTTACTCTTCGGTTACGTCAATAATATCCATGAACTTATGGGTATTTCAGATATTATCATTACCAAACCGGGAGGGGTAACCATATCAGAGGTATTGGCAAGAAAACTACCCATGATTATCGTTAAGCCCATACCCGGACAGGAAGTAAATAATACGGCTTATTTGACGGACAAGAAGGCGGCGATTAAAATAGACAAACCAAAGGATATACACTTAATTATTGATGACCTTCTGGAAAACCGCCAAAAATTAGCCCGCCTCGCTGAGGCCGCCGGAGGTATCGCCAAGCCCAACGCAAGTTTAGATATAGCTAAATTTATTCTGGATTTAACCGCTAGGCATGTTTAA
- a CDS encoding iron ABC transporter permease, which yields MTGKLRNKILFLFLLLIFAILAGALIGSVNIPFSELLLEGNRPILNLRLLRIFLAAVAGAGLSVSGIALQAILKNSLAEPYLLGTSSGAGLGAVIAVILGVSGIYLPLAAFIGAVLSIVLVYNLAKQNNKILPQSLILSGVIVSVAVSAIIVFLISASSNEALHGITWWLWGSLQVYDWTLLIIICTVVMLGVAAVYIFSQDLNAISLGEEEAMHLGIDIEAVKKILILIVSLITAGLVSVCGIIGFVGLIVPHMMRLLIGPNHKTLIPVSCLAAAIFMITCDILSRTIFPPLEIPIGVITAFLGAPVFIILLKVKQGIK from the coding sequence ATGACGGGAAAGCTCAGGAATAAAATACTGTTTTTATTTTTATTATTAATATTCGCTATTTTGGCGGGGGCCCTTATCGGCTCGGTGAATATTCCTTTTTCTGAATTGCTACTTGAAGGAAACAGGCCCATATTGAACTTGAGGCTTTTGCGCATATTCCTTGCGGCAGTCGCGGGGGCGGGCTTGAGTGTTTCAGGCATAGCCCTGCAGGCAATTTTAAAGAATTCCTTAGCTGAACCATACTTATTGGGGACTTCAAGCGGCGCGGGGTTAGGCGCGGTAATAGCGGTCATATTAGGCGTATCGGGGATATACCTGCCTCTGGCAGCATTCATAGGCGCAGTCTTAAGCATTGTTTTGGTTTATAATTTAGCTAAACAGAATAATAAAATATTACCGCAGTCGTTAATACTCTCCGGGGTTATTGTCTCCGTGGCGGTTTCAGCTATAATCGTATTCCTTATCTCTGCCAGTTCGAATGAGGCGTTACACGGCATAACCTGGTGGCTCTGGGGAAGTCTGCAGGTCTACGACTGGACGCTCCTTATAATAATCTGTACCGTGGTTATGCTTGGGGTAGCCGCGGTTTATATATTCTCCCAGGATTTAAACGCCATAAGCCTTGGCGAAGAAGAAGCGATGCACTTAGGTATAGACATAGAAGCCGTAAAGAAAATCCTTATATTGATAGTCTCTCTAATCACCGCCGGGCTTGTTTCTGTCTGCGGGATAATCGGGTTTGTGGGGCTGATAGTCCCGCATATGATGCGGCTCTTGATAGGCCCAAACCATAAAACCCTTATTCCTGTCTCATGTCTTGCAGCTGCGATATTCATGATAACCTGCGACATACTCTCGCGCACAATATTCCCTCCTTTAGAAATACCTATAGGAGTCATAACAGCATTTTTGGGAGCGCCGGTATTTATAATCCTGTTAAAAGTAAAACAGGGGATAAAATGA
- the lipB gene encoding lipoyl(octanoyl) transferase LipB codes for MEFKLFDLGLVDFKAAWQFQKEIFQEIKNNYYKAGLILCRHYPVITLGRSAKKENIRVSAQELKNRGIQIYEIERGGDVTYHGPGQLIAYPIFNLNYLKKDIHFFLRKLEEAAVGFISDFGLNALTYPGLTGVWISREKISSIGISVKNWITLHGISINIKKDDLDNFCLIKPCGMDIEMTALEKALDRNIEIERIKKGLVDRFQKIFPDQKEGLYG; via the coding sequence ATGGAATTTAAGCTTTTTGATTTAGGATTAGTAGATTTTAAGGCGGCCTGGCAATTCCAAAAGGAAATATTCCAGGAAATAAAAAATAATTATTATAAAGCCGGGCTGATCCTCTGCCGGCACTATCCCGTAATAACCTTAGGGCGGTCAGCGAAGAAAGAAAATATCAGGGTTTCTGCGCAGGAATTAAAAAACAGGGGCATTCAAATATACGAAATAGAGCGCGGAGGCGACGTTACCTATCATGGCCCCGGGCAACTCATTGCATATCCGATATTCAACCTGAACTACCTAAAAAAAGACATCCATTTCTTTCTTAGAAAACTCGAAGAAGCAGCTGTCGGTTTTATTTCAGATTTTGGGCTTAATGCCTTGACTTATCCGGGCCTGACCGGGGTATGGATATCCAGGGAAAAAATATCCTCCATCGGTATCAGCGTAAAGAACTGGATTACTTTACACGGCATAAGCATAAATATCAAAAAGGATGACTTGGATAATTTCTGTTTGATCAAACCCTGCGGCATGGATATAGAGATGACTGCGTTAGAAAAAGCGCTGGACCGTAATATTGAAATAGAAAGAATAAAAAAAGGGCTGGTTGATAGATTCCAGAAGATATTTCCAGACCAAAAGGAGGGATTATATGGTTAA
- a CDS encoding glycosyltransferase family 2 protein encodes MKICVVIPTYNEVDHIAGLIKKIKEQALEVVVVDDGSSDNTCGIAQENGAIVLRNPDNEGKGASLIRGFNYVFDKGFDAVITMDGDGQHLPEEIPYFVRLAKYSDSSILIGNRMLKKKDMPLARIFTNKFMSWFISSLAGQKIPDTQCGFRLIKKEVLDKINLRTRKYETESEIIIKAARLGFKVESVPIKTIYRGEKSQINPIIDTLRFIKFISTELWITKS; translated from the coding sequence ATGAAAATCTGCGTAGTCATACCTACATATAATGAAGTAGATCACATTGCCGGGCTGATAAAAAAAATCAAAGAACAGGCCCTGGAGGTCGTAGTGGTTGACGACGGTTCATCTGATAATACCTGTGGGATTGCGCAAGAGAACGGCGCCATAGTTTTACGTAATCCGGATAACGAAGGTAAAGGCGCATCTTTAATACGTGGCTTTAATTATGTTTTTGATAAAGGTTTTGACGCCGTAATAACTATGGACGGCGACGGCCAGCACCTGCCCGAAGAGATACCGTATTTTGTCAGGCTGGCCAAATATTCCGATAGCAGCATCCTGATAGGCAACAGGATGCTAAAGAAAAAAGATATGCCGCTAGCGCGGATTTTTACCAATAAATTTATGTCCTGGTTCATATCTTCTCTGGCCGGGCAAAAGATTCCTGATACGCAATGCGGATTCCGGCTGATAAAAAAAGAGGTGTTGGATAAAATAAATCTTCGCACCCGTAAATATGAGACCGAATCGGAAATAATTATTAAGGCGGCGCGTTTGGGTTTTAAAGTAGAATCCGTGCCTATTAAGACTATATATAGGGGGGAAAAGAGCCAAATTAACCCTATCATCGATACCTTAAGGTTTATCAAATTTATATCCACAGAGCTATGGATTACGAAATCCTAA
- a CDS encoding cob(I)yrinic acid a,c-diamide adenosyltransferase — protein sequence MIQVYTGNGKGKTTAALGQALRAAGGGLKIYICQFLKNGCYCELTAIKKFKNIKVEQFGRAFFIRKNPAQKDRELAKRGLNKAKEIICAGYYDVVILDEINPALKLGLLELRDVISLIKSAPGKTELILTGRQAHPEIVKAADLVSEIKEVKHYYKKGVKARKGIEF from the coding sequence TTGATACAGGTATATACCGGTAACGGCAAAGGAAAAACTACGGCTGCCTTGGGCCAGGCGCTAAGGGCAGCAGGGGGCGGTTTAAAAATTTATATCTGCCAGTTTTTAAAAAACGGCTGCTATTGTGAATTAACGGCCATAAAGAAGTTTAAAAATATAAAAGTCGAACAATTCGGAAGGGCCTTTTTTATCCGTAAAAACCCTGCCCAAAAAGACAGGGAGTTAGCCAAACGCGGCTTAAATAAAGCGAAAGAAATTATCTGCGCAGGATATTATGATGTGGTAATATTGGATGAAATCAACCCGGCCTTAAAACTCGGGCTTCTGGAATTGAGGGATGTTATCTCGCTCATTAAAAGCGCTCCCGGAAAAACAGAACTGATTCTTACCGGCCGCCAGGCGCATCCTGAAATCGTTAAGGCCGCAGACTTAGTAAGCGAAATAAAAGAGGTCAAACATTATTATAAAAAGGGCGTGAAGGCCAGGAAGGGAATTGAATTTTAA
- the cobU gene encoding bifunctional adenosylcobinamide kinase/adenosylcobinamide-phosphate guanylyltransferase: MAKIIFITGGARSGKSAYALELAKKGKRKVAFIATCQALDKEMAKRINLHKKNRPRNWQTFEEPVNISKLLYKIIKKFPLILLDCLTLLVSNLILKGLREPAIYEEINKVLSELKKSRASAIIVSNEVGLGIVPKNKLGRDFRDIAGKINQFVARESDEVFFMVAGIPLKIK; this comes from the coding sequence ATGGCTAAAATTATTTTTATTACCGGCGGCGCGCGTAGCGGTAAGAGCGCTTATGCCCTTGAGTTAGCCAAGAAAGGTAAAAGAAAGGTTGCCTTTATTGCCACCTGCCAGGCCCTGGATAAGGAAATGGCTAAGCGCATAAATCTGCATAAAAAGAACAGGCCAAGAAACTGGCAGACCTTTGAAGAGCCGGTTAATATCTCAAAACTCCTGTATAAAATCATTAAAAAATTCCCGCTTATTTTATTGGACTGCCTGACGCTTCTGGTATCAAATTTAATACTAAAGGGGCTCCGGGAACCGGCTATCTATGAAGAAATAAATAAAGTCTTATCCGAATTAAAAAAAAGCAGGGCCAGCGCCATTATCGTATCTAACGAAGTGGGTTTGGGCATAGTGCCAAAGAACAAGCTAGGCAGGGATTTCCGGGATATTGCCGGCAAGATAAACCAATTCGTTGCCAGAGAATCCGACGAGGTATTTTTTATGGTTGCGGGTATCCCCCTAAAAATAAAATAG
- a CDS encoding protein-L-isoaspartate(D-aspartate) O-methyltransferase: MDYEILRKRMVEEQLIGRGIRDKKVLEAFGKVERHKFVPEDLRMNAYADFPIPLDEGQTISQPYIVALMTECLNLSPKDKILEIGTGSGYQTAILAELAGEVYSVERFEALAEKARTLLNSLGYKNIKIKAGDGTLGWKEEAPFDKIIVTASSPKIPPPLTEELGENGKLILPLGENFSQTLTLVEKKEGKLQPLNICGCVFVPLIGKYGWGQKHA, translated from the coding sequence ATGGATTACGAAATCCTAAGAAAACGCATGGTAGAAGAGCAGCTGATCGGCCGCGGGATAAGGGATAAAAAGGTATTAGAGGCCTTTGGTAAGGTAGAGCGGCATAAATTCGTTCCCGAAGATTTAAGAATGAATGCCTACGCTGATTTTCCCATCCCTCTGGACGAAGGGCAAACCATATCCCAGCCTTACATTGTTGCCTTAATGACAGAGTGTTTAAATTTAAGCCCGAAAGATAAAATACTGGAAATAGGTACCGGTTCAGGTTACCAAACAGCTATTCTTGCAGAACTGGCAGGTGAAGTCTATAGTGTGGAGAGGTTTGAGGCTTTGGCAGAAAAGGCGCGAACTTTACTTAACAGCTTAGGGTATAAAAATATTAAAATAAAGGCAGGCGACGGAACCTTGGGCTGGAAAGAGGAAGCGCCCTTTGATAAGATTATTGTTACTGCTTCAAGCCCGAAAATCCCGCCGCCTTTAACCGAGGAGCTGGGAGAAAACGGCAAGCTCATCCTGCCGCTGGGTGAAAATTTCAGCCAGACCTTAACTTTAGTGGAAAAGAAGGAAGGTAAACTTCAGCCCTTAAATATCTGCGGCTGCGTATTCGTCCCGCTAATAGGCAAATATGGCTGGGGGCAAAAACATGCTTGA
- a CDS encoding small multi-drug export protein, whose product MLEIIINCLKNIPKEYLVMIVGALPISELRGAIPLALSLGMPMGKAFWLAVIGNIIPVAPALFLLEPVSKRLRNFKIWSRFFDWLFTRTKKKADTVQKYEALGLAIFVAIPLPITGAWSGVVAASLFKIRFRYAFIAIICGVIGAGLIVAGLSGLGIISWKAVVH is encoded by the coding sequence ATGCTTGAGATAATAATAAACTGCTTAAAAAATATACCTAAAGAATACCTGGTAATGATTGTAGGGGCGCTACCCATATCGGAACTAAGAGGGGCGATCCCTTTAGCATTATCTCTGGGTATGCCTATGGGTAAAGCATTTTGGCTGGCGGTAATAGGCAACATCATCCCGGTTGCGCCGGCGCTTTTTCTTCTAGAGCCCGTTTCCAAAAGGCTACGGAATTTTAAAATCTGGTCGCGTTTCTTCGATTGGCTCTTTACGCGAACGAAGAAAAAAGCAGATACAGTGCAAAAATACGAAGCGTTGGGCTTAGCCATATTCGTGGCGATACCTTTACCGATAACAGGGGCCTGGAGCGGGGTAGTAGCTGCGTCTTTATTTAAAATCAGGTTTAGATACGCATTTATCGCTATAATCTGTGGGGTTATCGGCGCAGGATTAATCGTCGCTGGCCTCTCTGGATTAGGCATAATCAGCTGGAAAGCGGTGGTGCATTGA
- a CDS encoding ABC transporter ATP-binding protein, translated as MSNLLKTYNLSGGYGKETIVRDISLDIKHGDFMGIIGPNGSGKTTLLRLASKILSPNKGNIIFHGRDIASMAMKEFAKSVAFVAQDTVVNFPFSVFEIVLMGRTPHLKRLEAETKKDYFFAEKAMAMTDTLHLKEKMIDELSSGERQRVIIAKALAQQPLLLFLDEPTSHLDIGHQIQILDLLRKLNRQDNLTIIMVLHDLNLASEYCNRIVLMNEGKIFKEGSPRDVLTYQNIEAVYKTTVVVNNNPINSKPYVVLVPRER; from the coding sequence ATGAGTAATTTGCTAAAGACATATAACCTAAGCGGAGGATACGGTAAAGAGACGATCGTAAGGGATATCTCTTTGGATATAAAACACGGGGATTTTATGGGGATTATCGGGCCAAATGGCTCCGGTAAGACTACCCTCCTACGCCTGGCCAGCAAGATACTTTCACCCAATAAAGGAAATATTATTTTTCATGGCAGGGATATCGCCTCAATGGCGATGAAAGAGTTCGCGAAGTCTGTTGCCTTTGTGGCTCAGGATACCGTGGTCAATTTTCCCTTTAGCGTATTTGAGATCGTGTTAATGGGAAGGACCCCGCACCTTAAGAGGCTTGAGGCCGAAACCAAGAAAGACTATTTTTTTGCCGAGAAGGCAATGGCAATGACCGACACCCTGCATTTAAAAGAAAAAATGATAGACGAGTTAAGTTCCGGGGAACGCCAGCGCGTGATTATCGCCAAGGCCCTCGCCCAGCAGCCGCTTTTACTATTCTTAGATGAGCCTACTTCACACCTGGATATAGGCCATCAGATACAGATATTGGATTTATTACGGAAATTAAACCGCCAGGATAATCTTACCATTATTATGGTCCTGCATGACTTAAACTTAGCCAGTGAATATTGTAACCGGATAGTCCTGATGAATGAAGGGAAAATTTTTAAAGAAGGTTCTCCCCGCGATGTATTGACTTATCAAAATATAGAAGCAGTATATAAGACAACTGTAGTAGTCAACAATAACCCCATTAATTCCAAGCCATATGTGGTCTTGGTCCCAAGAGAGAGATAA
- a CDS encoding histidine phosphatase family protein — MATRLFLIRHGSTDWNVLQRYCGFINIALNARGKIQAKRLQRRLKNETVHKVYASDRKRAIQTAEIVFKGRDVEKVADLREMHFGIFEGLTYKQIMEKFPRIYKKWAGNPFANAIPSGESLTILKKRVVKAFKRIILCHPNQTIAVVCHGGAISAFINHVLKSKEFWKHIPDSASLTIMDAKNKKIKIRLLNDISHLSGLKIDAVKFKKG, encoded by the coding sequence ATGGCTACCAGGCTCTTTCTTATCCGGCACGGCTCGACAGATTGGAATGTTCTACAGAGATACTGCGGCTTTATCAACATAGCCTTAAACGCAAGAGGGAAGATACAGGCAAAAAGGCTGCAGAGGAGGCTCAAGAATGAAACCGTGCATAAAGTATACGCGAGCGACAGGAAACGCGCCATACAAACTGCCGAAATAGTCTTTAAGGGGCGCGACGTAGAGAAGGTCGCGGATTTACGGGAGATGCACTTCGGCATCTTTGAAGGCCTGACTTATAAACAAATCATGGAAAAATTCCCCCGTATTTATAAAAAATGGGCGGGTAACCCCTTTGCAAACGCCATCCCCTCAGGCGAAAGCCTGACTATACTTAAAAAACGCGTAGTAAAGGCATTCAAAAGGATTATTCTCTGCCACCCTAACCAGACTATCGCGGTGGTCTGCCATGGCGGAGCAATCAGCGCATTCATCAACCATGTATTAAAATCTAAGGAATTCTGGAAACATATACCGGATTCAGCCAGCCTCACTATCATGGACGCAAAGAATAAAAAAATTAAAATCAGGCTCCTCAATGACATCTCGCATCTATCCGGCCTGAAGATAGACGCGGTAAAATTTAAGAAAGGGTAA